DNA from Nitrospira sp.:
ACGCCATTTCATTCGAATCGACGTCATGGTATGAGCCATCGATGACCGTCACTTTCACATCCCGCAGAGGATAGCCGGCAACCACTCCTGTTTCCATCCGCTCCCGGACACCTTTTTCAATAGCAGGAATATATTCTTTTGGAATCGCCCCGCCCACAACCTTATTGACGAACTCCAATCCTTTCCCAGCCTCAGACGGCTCAACCGTCAACACGACATGACCATACTGCCCACGGCCCCCTGTCTGCTTGATATATTTAGACTCAGCTTCGGCCTTCCGTCGGATCGTTTCCCTGAACGCCACTTCAGGCTTCCCGACATTCGCTTCAACCTTGAATTCGCGTAACATCCGATCAACAATAATTTCGAGATGAAGCTCCCCCATCCCGGCAATGATCGTTTGTGCCGTCTCTTCATCCGTCCGCACACGGAATGAAGGGTCTTCCTGCGCCAACTTCTGAAGCGCAAAGCCCATCTTCTCCTGATCCGGCTTGGTCTTCGGTTCAATCGCCATTGCAATAACGGGCTCAGGAAATTTCATAACCTCGAGCAACACCGGTTGCTTCTCATCTGCCAAGGTATCTCCGGTGGTGGCCCCTTTGAGCCCTACCGCCGCGACGATGTCTCCGGCATGAACCTCATCGATTTCTTCTCTCTTATTGGCGTGCATTTTCAAGAGACGTCCGATCCGATCCTTCGTCCCCTTCGTCACGTTCAAGACCGGCGTGCCGGTCCTCAGAGTCCCGGAATAGACACGAAAAAAGGTCAATTGACCGGCAAATGGGTCGGACATGATTTTAAACGCCAACGCCGCAAACGGCTCACCATCATCCACCTTCCTTGCCACTTCCTTGCCGCTGTGCGGTTCCATCCCCAGAACGGGAGGGATATCGAGCGGTGACGGCAGATAGTCGACCACACCATCCAATAGCTGCTGCACACCCTTGTTCTTGAAGGCTGACCCACAGAGCACGGGAGTGATTTTCATCGAAATGGTCCCGGCTCTGATCGCACGCATGACTTCTTCTTCCGTCAACGGATGACCGTTCAAATACTTTTCCATCACCTGGTCATCGAATTCTGCGACTGCGTCGAGCATCTTCTCGCGATACTCTTTGGCCTGAGCGAGAAGATCACCGGGAATTTCATCGATCTTGTACTTCGCACCCAGCGTCTCATCGTCGTAAAAGTATCCCTTCATCCGGACCAGATCGATGGATCCTCGAAATTCAGCCTCGCGACCGATGGGGATCTGAATGGGAACAGGCTTTGCCCCGAGCCGATCGATAATGGATTGAACGCTGCCATAAAAATCAGCCCCGATCCTGTCCATCTTATTCATAAAGGCAATGCGAGGGACGTGATATTTATCCGCCTGACGCCAAACCGTCTCGGACTGAGGCTCAACACCCTGCACAGAATCGAATGCCGCCACCGCCCCATCGAGAACCCGAAGGGAGCGCTCTACCTCAATCGTAAAATCCACATGCCCCGGCGTATCAATAATATTGATGCGGTGATCGCGCCAAAAACAGGTTGTAGCGGCGGCCGTAATGGTGATGCCTCGCTCTCGCTCCTGCTCCATCCAATCCATCGTGGCCGCACCTTCATGGACCTCGCCCATCTTATGAGTCATACCCGTATAGTAGAGAATCCGCTCGGTGGTCGTAGTCTTGCCCGCATCAATGTGAGCCATGATCCCGATGTTTCTTGTGCGCTCTAACGATGTCTGACGAGCCACTTCAACCCCTCTAAAAACACTTGTGCTGCAGATTAAGCCGCATCACACTGCTGCGACGTATAGAGCACCAGGATCTGCGGATCGCAGCACGGCTCAACTGCAGCACAGAACGACGCTACCAGCGATAATGAGCGAACGCTTTATTGGCCTCCGCCATCCGATGTACGTCTTCCCGCTTCTTGACCGCAGCCCCCGTATTGTTCGATGCATCCAATAGCTCGGCTGCGAGCTTTTCGCGCATACTTTTCCCACCGCGCGTACGGGCAAACTGCGACAACCAACGAAGCGCCAACGAGACTCGGCGTGCCGGCCTGATTTCAACCGGAACCTGATAGGAAGCACCTCCCACCCGACGAGACTTGACTTCAACGATCGGCTTCACATTATCCACAGCTGCCTTAAACACTTTCAGCGGGTCGCCGCCGGTCTTCTCCTGGATAAAATCAAATGCACCATAGCATATCCGTTCCGTCGTGCTCTTTTTCCCGTTACTCATCAGCGTGTTAATAAACTTCCCGACCAGCTTATCGCGGTACCGGACATCGGGAAGCACTTCTCGTTGCCCTAAAAACCTACTGCGTGGCATATCGACCTATCCAATCAGTGTGATGATTTCCAGACTTCCTAAAAATTTACTTGGGCCGCTTCGCTCCGTACTTCGAACGACTCTGCTTCCGGTCCGCCACACCCACCGCATCCAACGCGCCGCGGACCAAATGGTATCGAACACCAGGCAGGTCCTTGACACGGCCTCCGCGCACAAGCACGATCGAATGCTCCTGAAGATTGTGTCCCACACCGGGTATATACGTTGTCACTTCCATACCGTTCGTGAGACGCACGCGCGCAACTTTCCGCAATGCCGAATTCGGCTTCTTTGGCGTCGTCGTGTATACCCGAAGACACACCCCTCTCTTCTGGGGACAGGACTTAAGCGCAGGACTCTTCGTCTTTGCTCTTACGAAGATTCGTCCTTTTCGAACCAGCTGATTGATCGTCGGCATCGAGTTCAAAGCCTTTCAATATGAACGAGCACCAACCGTCACGTGCAAAGCCGCAGGATTATAATGACGAGATATCCCACTGTCAAGTAGGCGGCATTCTGAGCGTTTACTTAAGGATCAAGCAGCATCTCCTGAAACCGCCGGGACAGCCACATCAGATGGCACAGCAGGTGTAACCCCTACGGCTGCCGTCTCCGATTTTTCGCTAATGACGAACGTATCTCGGTATTCCTCAAACCCTGACCCTGCCGGAATCAACCGGCCCACAATGACGTTTTCTTTCAAGCCCAACAAATTATCTTCGCGTCCATTGATCGCTGCTTCAGTGAGAACGCGGGTAGTTTCCTGGAACGATGCCGCAGAAATAAAGCTGTCTGTCGTAAGAGCCGCCTTGGTAATCCCAAGCAAGACGGGCTTGCCTAAGGCGGGCTTCCCGTCGTTGACGAGCACCCGTTCGTTTTCTTTTTCGAAGACGCTCTTGCTGACCTGACTGCCCGGCAAGAACTGGGTATCTCCCGGGTCTTCGACCCGTACCTTCCGCAACATTTGCCGCACGATGATTTCGATGTGCTTGTCGTTAATCGAAACTCCTTGCAATCGATAGACGTCTTGGACTTCGTCCACAAGGTACTTCTGCAATTCGTTCGGACCCAGCACGTCAAGGATGTCATGCGGATTCGCTGATCCATCCATTAACGGCTCCCCTGCCCGCACCCAGTCGCCTTCATGGACATTGACGTGCTTGCCCTTGGGAATAAAATATTCCTTCACATCGCCCATCTTATTGTCGACAAGGACTTTGCGTTGACCTTTCACGAAACCGCCGTAGGAGACTTCCCCGTCGATCTCGGTGATGACCGCCTGTTCTTTCGGCTTCCTTGCCTCGAAAAGTTCCACCACACGCGGA
Protein-coding regions in this window:
- the fusA gene encoding elongation factor G, whose product is MARQTSLERTRNIGIMAHIDAGKTTTTERILYYTGMTHKMGEVHEGAATMDWMEQERERGITITAAATTCFWRDHRINIIDTPGHVDFTIEVERSLRVLDGAVAAFDSVQGVEPQSETVWRQADKYHVPRIAFMNKMDRIGADFYGSVQSIIDRLGAKPVPIQIPIGREAEFRGSIDLVRMKGYFYDDETLGAKYKIDEIPGDLLAQAKEYREKMLDAVAEFDDQVMEKYLNGHPLTEEEVMRAIRAGTISMKITPVLCGSAFKNKGVQQLLDGVVDYLPSPLDIPPVLGMEPHSGKEVARKVDDGEPFAALAFKIMSDPFAGQLTFFRVYSGTLRTGTPVLNVTKGTKDRIGRLLKMHANKREEIDEVHAGDIVAAVGLKGATTGDTLADEKQPVLLEVMKFPEPVIAMAIEPKTKPDQEKMGFALQKLAQEDPSFRVRTDEETAQTIIAGMGELHLEIIVDRMLREFKVEANVGKPEVAFRETIRRKAEAESKYIKQTGGRGQYGHVVLTVEPSEAGKGLEFVNKVVGGAIPKEYIPAIEKGVRERMETGVVAGYPLRDVKVTVIDGSYHDVDSNEMAFKIAASMGFADACKKADPVLLEPIMKVEVLVPQEFMGDVIGNLNGRRGKVQGMKVRAGAQAIDAAVPLMEMFGYATDLRSRTQGRATYSMEFDRYDQVPKNIAEAIIKK
- the rpsL gene encoding 30S ribosomal protein S12; the encoded protein is MPTINQLVRKGRIFVRAKTKSPALKSCPQKRGVCLRVYTTTPKKPNSALRKVARVRLTNGMEVTTYIPGVGHNLQEHSIVLVRGGRVKDLPGVRYHLVRGALDAVGVADRKQSRSKYGAKRPK
- the rpsG gene encoding 30S ribosomal protein S7: MPRSRFLGQREVLPDVRYRDKLVGKFINTLMSNGKKSTTERICYGAFDFIQEKTGGDPLKVFKAAVDNVKPIVEVKSRRVGGASYQVPVEIRPARRVSLALRWLSQFARTRGGKSMREKLAAELLDASNNTGAAVKKREDVHRMAEANKAFAHYRW